A single Leptolyngbya sp. 'hensonii' DNA region contains:
- the rbfA gene encoding 30S ribosome-binding factor RbfA → MATNRRVARVAELIKREVSQMLLSEIKDDRVGAGMVSVTDVDVSGDLQHAKIFVSIYGTDEARAETMAGLKSATGFVRSELGHRVRLRRTPEVIFMEDRSIERGTRVLSLLNRLSEARQTSDLGTAEESTNLLLDDFLDEDTD, encoded by the coding sequence ATGGCTACGAATCGTCGGGTGGCACGGGTGGCTGAACTGATTAAGCGGGAAGTCAGCCAGATGCTGCTCTCAGAGATTAAGGACGATCGCGTCGGGGCCGGAATGGTCAGTGTCACCGATGTGGATGTTTCCGGAGATCTGCAGCATGCCAAGATTTTTGTCAGCATTTATGGGACGGATGAGGCCAGGGCAGAAACCATGGCCGGGCTTAAATCAGCTACCGGCTTTGTCAGAAGTGAGCTGGGTCATCGCGTCCGGCTCCGACGCACCCCGGAAGTGATCTTTATGGAAGATCGATCGATTGAGCGGGGAACTCGGGTGCTCTCCCTATTAAATCGCTTGAGCGAAGCCAGGCAAACCTCGGATTTAGGAACGGCGGAAGAGAGTACAAACCTGCTCCTAGACGACTTCTTGGATGAGGACACCGATTGA
- a CDS encoding SH3 domain-containing protein, whose amino-acid sequence MGQIQLRQRLTAGTILLAGLTSCSSFPTTISPSTESPPPIASPIASAATTPSSQNPGLTPQQTAKLKPKTTQTAATRVSLQQTSQTLASGLSPIPADVCRKTSFYRVKTAAGSPLRLDGNTANHQVANGTTILLLKGEPTREAKVWVQLANGVEGGLPSLALEQISSGSQFKGKMKVKTLEGGAVNVRSQPVPYDDPATSPVVGTLPAGTEVAILGSKGDWYYGIASNGPRGYIARIFLVCP is encoded by the coding sequence ATGGGGCAGATTCAACTCAGGCAGCGACTGACCGCAGGGACGATCCTCCTGGCTGGCCTCACCAGTTGTTCCAGTTTCCCCACCACAATCAGCCCCAGCACGGAATCCCCTCCCCCGATCGCCTCTCCCATTGCCAGTGCCGCTACCACCCCTTCATCCCAAAACCCTGGCCTCACCCCACAGCAAACAGCCAAACTGAAACCAAAGACAACCCAGACTGCAGCAACCAGGGTTTCCCTGCAGCAAACGTCTCAAACCCTGGCCAGTGGACTTTCACCCATTCCAGCAGATGTCTGCCGCAAAACCAGCTTTTACCGGGTGAAAACGGCTGCCGGTTCTCCCCTCCGCCTGGACGGCAACACAGCCAATCATCAGGTTGCCAACGGTACCACTATCCTGCTCTTAAAGGGAGAACCAACCAGAGAGGCCAAAGTTTGGGTACAACTGGCCAATGGTGTGGAAGGAGGGCTACCCAGCCTTGCTCTGGAGCAAATCTCTTCTGGCTCTCAGTTCAAGGGCAAGATGAAGGTCAAAACCCTGGAAGGAGGAGCGGTCAATGTCCGGTCCCAACCTGTACCCTATGATGATCCTGCGACCAGCCCGGTTGTTGGCACCCTACCCGCCGGTACAGAAGTTGCGATTCTGGGCAGCAAAGGAGACTGGTATTACGGAATAGCCTCCAACGGTCCTCGGGGTTACATCGCCCGTATTTTTTTAGTTTGCCCGTAG
- the thrC gene encoding threonine synthase: MTQATQPQTLSASSLLATATFKALKCKECGTEYELKATHVCEMCFGPLEVVYDYDALRRTVTRETIQAGPNSIWRYRPFLPVATDTPIDVGTGMTPLLQANRLARRLGLTKLYIKNDAVNMPTLSFKDRVVSVALTRARELGFTTVSCASTGNLANSTAAIAAHAGLDCCVFIPSDLEAGKVLGTLIYGPKVMAVHGNYDQVNRLCSEVANTHGWGFVNINLRPYYSEGSKTLGYEVIEQLGWQLPDHIVAPLASGSLFTKIYKGFREFVDVGLVADKNVRCSGAQAEGCSPIAQAYREERNFIKPVKPNTIAKSIAIGNPADGIYAIDVARKTGGAIESVNDAEIIEGIKLLAETEGIFTETAGGTTIAVLKKLVEAGKINPDETTVVYITGNGLKTQEAVQGYINEPLTIEPKLESFERALERSRTLDRLEWQQVLV, translated from the coding sequence ATGACCCAGGCCACTCAACCCCAGACTCTATCAGCCAGCTCCTTGCTGGCAACCGCTACTTTCAAAGCCCTCAAATGTAAGGAATGCGGCACTGAGTACGAACTGAAGGCGACCCATGTGTGCGAGATGTGCTTTGGCCCTCTGGAAGTGGTCTATGACTACGATGCGCTGCGCCGCACGGTGACTCGTGAAACCATTCAGGCCGGTCCTAACTCCATCTGGCGTTATCGACCCTTCCTGCCCGTGGCAACGGACACCCCGATCGATGTGGGCACGGGTATGACGCCCCTGTTGCAGGCCAATCGATTGGCTCGGCGGTTGGGATTAACCAAGCTGTACATCAAGAATGATGCGGTTAACATGCCCACCCTGAGCTTCAAAGACCGGGTGGTATCTGTAGCTCTGACCAGGGCCAGGGAGCTGGGTTTCACCACCGTTTCCTGTGCCAGCACGGGGAACCTGGCGAACTCAACAGCGGCGATCGCGGCCCATGCCGGGTTGGATTGCTGCGTGTTCATTCCCTCCGATCTGGAGGCTGGGAAGGTTTTGGGGACGCTCATTTACGGGCCGAAAGTGATGGCCGTGCATGGGAACTATGATCAGGTCAATCGCCTCTGTTCGGAAGTGGCTAATACCCACGGGTGGGGCTTTGTTAACATCAACCTCCGGCCTTACTACTCTGAAGGCTCCAAAACATTGGGCTATGAGGTGATTGAGCAACTGGGCTGGCAACTACCGGATCATATTGTGGCTCCGCTGGCTTCCGGTTCTCTCTTTACCAAGATCTACAAGGGGTTCCGCGAATTTGTCGATGTGGGCCTAGTGGCGGATAAGAACGTCCGCTGTAGCGGGGCTCAGGCTGAAGGCTGTTCCCCCATCGCCCAGGCTTACCGGGAAGAGCGCAATTTCATCAAGCCAGTGAAACCCAACACGATCGCCAAGTCGATTGCCATTGGGAACCCGGCAGATGGCATCTACGCGATCGATGTAGCTCGTAAGACGGGTGGGGCGATCGAATCGGTGAATGATGCAGAAATTATCGAGGGCATCAAACTCCTGGCTGAAACCGAAGGTATTTTCACAGAGACCGCCGGTGGCACCACGATCGCCGTCCTGAAGAAACTGGTGGAAGCCGGTAAAATTAATCCTGATGAAACCACCGTGGTTTACATCACCGGGAATGGGCTCAAGACTCAGGAAGCAGTGCAGGGCTATATCAACGAGCCCCTGACGATCGAACCCAAACTGGAGAGTTTTGAGCGGGCTCTGGAACGCTCCCGCACATTAGATCGGCTGGAATGGCAGCAGGTTCTCGTTTAG
- a CDS encoding DUF751 family protein, whose protein sequence is MQGFWSNVSRYPRYFITVGLGVFLNVISPLIPLLKRPSTAIALIGILISMLVFVAFTLRAMLGLT, encoded by the coding sequence ATGCAAGGCTTTTGGAGCAATGTTTCCCGTTACCCCCGTTACTTTATCACCGTCGGCCTGGGGGTCTTTTTGAATGTGATTTCCCCCCTGATTCCCCTGCTCAAGCGTCCCAGCACAGCTATTGCCTTGATTGGCATCCTCATTTCAATGCTGGTTTTTGTCGCCTTCACATTGCGGGCGATGCTGGGCTTGACTTAA
- the msrB gene encoding peptide-methionine (R)-S-oxide reductase MsrB: MATLDRNFEINKTEEEWRQVLTPEQFRVLRQHGTERAGTSPLDKQYGEGVYHCAACEQPLFTSDAKFNSGTGWPSFFSPIEGAIATTVDRSFFMTRVEVHCSRCGGHLGHVFEDGPAPTGQRYCMNGVSLKFEPAAS, encoded by the coding sequence ATGGCAACCCTCGATCGCAATTTTGAAATCAATAAGACCGAAGAAGAATGGCGTCAGGTTTTAACCCCCGAGCAGTTTCGGGTTCTGCGCCAGCATGGAACGGAGCGGGCTGGAACCAGTCCCCTGGATAAGCAATACGGGGAAGGGGTTTACCACTGCGCTGCCTGTGAACAGCCCCTATTTACCTCAGACGCTAAGTTTAACAGTGGTACAGGCTGGCCCAGTTTCTTCAGCCCGATCGAAGGGGCAATTGCGACCACCGTCGATCGTTCCTTTTTCATGACCCGTGTAGAAGTCCATTGCAGCCGTTGCGGCGGTCACTTGGGCCATGTCTTTGAAGATGGTCCGGCTCCGACTGGGCAACGGTACTGTATGAATGGGGTGTCCCTGAAGTTTGAGCCAGCGGCCTCTTAA
- a CDS encoding DUF2996 domain-containing protein yields MTDDKKPAEKPPAPRTAAKGEGETGADKAAAPKAAAKKEKPPALEDKPFAEFIQQDYLPALKAALEKQGIADLSLALAKQKIPVTGFAQEPECWQIVGTWEAGKRQFNLYFFKEDIQGHKAFSYTENAAKASTLESFLIDERKVTLDLMVFGIMQRLNAQKWLVRN; encoded by the coding sequence GTGACTGACGATAAAAAGCCAGCCGAGAAGCCTCCTGCGCCCAGAACTGCTGCCAAGGGGGAGGGAGAGACTGGCGCTGACAAAGCCGCCGCTCCAAAGGCCGCTGCTAAGAAGGAGAAGCCTCCGGCTCTAGAAGACAAGCCATTTGCCGAGTTTATCCAGCAGGATTACCTGCCTGCCCTCAAAGCAGCCTTAGAAAAGCAGGGCATTGCTGACCTCAGCCTGGCTTTGGCAAAACAAAAGATTCCCGTGACAGGGTTTGCCCAGGAGCCAGAATGCTGGCAGATTGTCGGCACCTGGGAGGCTGGCAAACGCCAGTTCAACCTTTACTTTTTTAAAGAAGATATTCAGGGACATAAGGCATTTTCCTACACCGAGAATGCGGCTAAGGCTAGTACCCTGGAGTCTTTCCTGATTGACGAGCGCAAAGTGACCCTGGACTTGATGGTGTTTGGGATCATGCAGCGCTTGAATGCCCAGAAGTGGCTGGTGCGGAACTAG
- a CDS encoding glycoside hydrolase family 3 N-terminal domain-containing protein, with product MTPSPLQSLLRFPPWETLPLRQQVAQMVVVRASGYLFDHQIRYPAWEPPAAVLRSLIQDLGVGGVILLGGSAGELHLRTQQLQDWAHLPLLIAADVEEGVGQRFAGATWFPPPMALNAIFQQDQAKALGHAEAMGATIAQESLAIGLNWVLAPVVDVNNNAANPVINVRAFGETPEVVSHLTAAFLRGAQRHPVLTTAKHFPGHGDTAVDSHLELPIVPHLEDRLQQIELSPFRTAIGAGVDAVMSAHLQIPAWDRTYPATLSPRILTQELRQNLQFAGLIVTDALVMGAIANRYGTEEAAVLAVEAGADILLMPADPAAAIEAVCAAVTSGRIPLERIQASLERIWWAKQKVCAPAIVSEDTHPHAWETLPDAPRQDFTALLSQPQSLKLVQTILQESMTCHGQAPSLPPAASRNLIVVDNLLDSEFLGLQTPAITLPQSLGYSLALIDRQTATGGSDPSAINQPTLLQVFVRGNPFRGSAGLTQTVQTCFQSLIERGQLQALVVYGSPYILEQLLITLPPDIPYVFSYGQMAIAQAVALQHLFPTEKATSLNQDCP from the coding sequence TTGACACCTTCTCCTCTGCAATCCCTGCTCCGGTTCCCCCCCTGGGAAACCCTGCCCCTTCGCCAGCAAGTCGCTCAGATGGTGGTCGTCCGAGCCTCCGGTTATTTGTTTGATCATCAGATTCGTTATCCAGCCTGGGAACCTCCTGCTGCTGTACTGCGATCCCTGATCCAGGATCTGGGGGTGGGCGGTGTGATCCTGTTAGGGGGCAGTGCTGGAGAACTTCACCTGCGTACCCAGCAATTGCAAGATTGGGCTCACCTGCCCCTGTTGATCGCAGCGGATGTGGAAGAAGGCGTGGGGCAACGGTTTGCCGGAGCCACCTGGTTTCCACCTCCCATGGCTCTGAACGCCATTTTTCAGCAGGATCAAGCTAAGGCTTTAGGCCATGCTGAGGCAATGGGAGCCACGATCGCCCAGGAGTCTCTGGCGATCGGCCTCAACTGGGTGCTGGCTCCGGTGGTAGATGTTAACAATAACGCAGCTAATCCGGTGATTAACGTCCGGGCCTTCGGTGAAACACCGGAGGTAGTCAGTCACCTGACCGCAGCATTCCTGCGGGGAGCGCAACGCCATCCCGTTCTGACCACAGCCAAGCACTTTCCGGGGCATGGGGATACGGCTGTGGACTCCCACCTGGAACTGCCGATCGTGCCTCACCTGGAAGATCGCCTGCAGCAGATCGAACTCTCGCCCTTCCGGACCGCGATCGGAGCTGGGGTGGATGCGGTCATGAGTGCCCACCTGCAAATTCCCGCCTGGGATCGCACCTACCCGGCCACCCTTTCCCCCCGAATTCTGACCCAGGAACTGCGCCAGAACTTGCAATTTGCCGGGCTGATTGTCACAGACGCTCTGGTGATGGGGGCGATCGCCAACCGCTATGGCACCGAGGAAGCGGCGGTGCTGGCGGTGGAAGCTGGAGCGGATATTCTACTGATGCCTGCCGACCCGGCTGCAGCGATTGAGGCAGTTTGTGCAGCGGTCACCAGCGGGAGAATTCCCCTGGAACGGATTCAGGCTTCCCTGGAACGCATCTGGTGGGCCAAGCAGAAGGTCTGTGCACCTGCGATCGTCTCCGAGGATACCCATCCCCATGCCTGGGAAACCCTACCAGACGCTCCAAGGCAGGACTTTACAGCCCTGCTGTCCCAACCCCAGAGTCTGAAACTGGTCCAGACAATTCTGCAGGAGTCGATGACCTGCCATGGTCAAGCGCCCTCTTTACCACCTGCAGCCAGTCGTAACCTGATTGTCGTGGATAATTTGCTGGACAGCGAGTTTCTGGGGCTGCAAACCCCAGCCATTACCCTGCCCCAATCTCTGGGTTACTCGTTAGCGCTGATCGATCGCCAGACCGCAACCGGGGGTTCCGACCCCAGCGCTATCAACCAACCCACCCTTTTACAGGTGTTTGTGCGGGGCAATCCCTTTCGGGGATCTGCCGGATTAACCCAGACGGTGCAGACCTGTTTCCAATCTCTGATCGAACGGGGGCAACTGCAGGCTCTGGTGGTTTATGGCAGTCCTTACATCCTGGAACAACTTCTCATCACCTTGCCCCCTGACATCCCTTACGTTTTCAGCTATGGCCAGATGGCGATCGCCCAGGCTGTTGCCCTGCAGCACCTCTTCCCCACAGAAAAAGCCACTTCACTCAACCAGGACTGTCCATAG
- a CDS encoding DUF6464 family protein translates to MDALLILCFALIPPVLSLWIMRWAEVQAQQRLRAATDLATLQGLQRVRQAQGNHYGIEGLGYQIGDLTCQFNARSAYIRCAVNPYGPCQQCPHYQSIEFAE, encoded by the coding sequence ATGGATGCTCTCCTGATTCTGTGTTTTGCCCTGATTCCCCCTGTGCTCTCCCTCTGGATCATGCGTTGGGCTGAAGTGCAGGCCCAGCAAAGATTAAGGGCAGCTACAGATTTGGCCACTTTACAGGGGTTGCAACGGGTACGACAGGCTCAGGGCAATCACTACGGGATTGAAGGCCTAGGTTATCAGATTGGGGATCTGACCTGCCAATTCAACGCCCGTTCCGCTTACATTCGCTGTGCGGTCAACCCCTATGGCCCCTGCCAGCAATGTCCCCATTACCAATCCATTGAGTTTGCCGAGTGA
- a CDS encoding HEAT repeat domain-containing protein translates to MAHPGLEQIAVQLESQSSRDRMLALAALRDVPAVEAVPLIKKVLHDDNLQIRSMAVFALGLKPTEECFPILVRFLETDSDYGIRAGAAGALGYLGDLRALEPLIRAFYEDTDWLVRFSAAVSLGNLKDPRAYDALVKALDSEEVVVQQAAISALGEIKAVGAVDQILRFAQAEDWLVRQRLAEALGDLPSPKTLSALKYLEKDSHPQVAEAATFALQRLAQNSESTLD, encoded by the coding sequence ATGGCTCATCCCGGTCTGGAGCAAATTGCTGTTCAGCTAGAGAGCCAGAGCTCCCGCGATCGCATGCTGGCCCTGGCTGCACTCCGGGACGTTCCGGCAGTTGAGGCAGTGCCGCTGATTAAGAAAGTGTTGCATGATGACAACTTGCAAATTCGGTCTATGGCCGTTTTTGCCCTGGGACTGAAGCCTACGGAAGAATGTTTTCCGATTCTGGTGCGTTTCCTCGAAACAGACTCAGATTATGGAATTCGGGCTGGGGCGGCTGGAGCCCTGGGCTATCTGGGCGATCTGAGAGCTCTGGAACCTCTGATACGGGCTTTCTACGAAGATACCGATTGGTTGGTGCGCTTCAGTGCGGCAGTGTCCCTGGGAAATCTGAAAGATCCCCGGGCCTACGATGCGCTGGTCAAAGCCCTGGATAGTGAAGAGGTTGTGGTGCAGCAAGCTGCGATCTCGGCGCTGGGTGAAATCAAAGCCGTTGGCGCAGTGGATCAGATTTTGCGTTTTGCCCAGGCGGAAGATTGGCTGGTGCGGCAACGGTTAGCGGAAGCCCTGGGGGATTTACCCAGCCCCAAGACTCTATCTGCCCTGAAATATCTGGAAAAAGATAGCCATCCTCAGGTGGCCGAAGCAGCTACCTTTGCCCTGCAGCGATTGGCTCAGAACTCTGAATCCACCCTGGATTAA
- a CDS encoding shikimate dehydrogenase: protein MAPASNVPITNPLSLPSEEPKTIVTVPSVARSPIRGTTRLLGVIGDPIQHSLSPVMHNAAIADLGVDYVYLPFHVKPSDLTPAIKGFEAIGVQGFSITLPHKQTILPLLTRISETAQAIGAVNTVWWTDQGWSGTNTDVEGFIAPLKSEQRDWANLTAVILGNGGAARAVVAGCALLGCQQIRVVGRNAPKLSQFVESWQQSPFTMTLTAHPWADLPTLLPEAGLVVNATPIGMAPQTAQSPLSADLIGHLTAGAIAYDLIYTPRPTRFLEEAQAQGAAPIDGLEMLVQQGAAALQIWLQQPAPADIMRAALLDHLAHR from the coding sequence ATGGCCCCTGCCAGCAATGTCCCCATTACCAATCCATTGAGTTTGCCGAGTGAGGAGCCCAAAACCATCGTGACTGTCCCCTCTGTTGCCCGATCGCCCATTCGAGGGACCACTCGTTTGCTGGGGGTCATCGGCGATCCAATTCAGCACTCCCTCTCACCCGTCATGCATAATGCTGCGATCGCCGATCTGGGTGTGGATTATGTCTATCTGCCGTTTCACGTCAAACCATCTGACCTGACCCCAGCGATCAAAGGATTCGAGGCGATCGGCGTCCAGGGATTCAGTATCACCCTGCCCCACAAACAAACCATTTTGCCCCTGCTAACCCGGATTTCAGAAACCGCTCAGGCGATCGGAGCCGTCAACACAGTCTGGTGGACCGATCAGGGCTGGAGTGGCACCAATACGGATGTGGAGGGCTTCATCGCACCTCTGAAATCAGAGCAGCGGGATTGGGCCAACCTAACCGCCGTCATCCTCGGCAATGGGGGGGCGGCCCGGGCCGTGGTGGCTGGCTGTGCCCTGTTGGGCTGCCAGCAGATCCGGGTGGTGGGACGGAATGCCCCCAAATTAAGTCAGTTCGTCGAGAGCTGGCAGCAATCCCCTTTCACCATGACCCTGACCGCCCACCCCTGGGCGGATCTGCCCACCCTGCTGCCCGAGGCTGGCCTGGTGGTCAACGCCACTCCGATCGGCATGGCCCCTCAGACAGCCCAGTCGCCTCTCAGTGCAGACCTCATCGGGCACCTGACTGCCGGTGCGATCGCCTACGACCTGATCTATACCCCCCGCCCAACTCGCTTCCTGGAAGAGGCCCAGGCCCAGGGGGCAGCCCCGATCGATGGACTGGAAATGCTAGTGCAACAGGGGGCCGCCGCCCTTCAGATCTGGTTGCAGCAGCCTGCTCCCGCTGACATCATGCGAGCGGCCCTGCTGGACCATCTGGCCCACCGTTAA
- a CDS encoding MoaD/ThiS family protein, producing the protein MAVKVLIPTPLQKLTNDQATIECSGANVAELLESLEQSCPGIKARLCDDQGELRRFVNFYVNSEDIRFLDGPNTELKDGDEVSIVPAIAGG; encoded by the coding sequence ATGGCTGTAAAAGTTCTGATTCCTACCCCTTTGCAAAAACTGACCAACGACCAGGCTACGATCGAGTGCAGCGGCGCAAATGTCGCGGAGCTACTGGAATCCCTGGAACAAAGCTGTCCGGGTATCAAGGCGCGTCTCTGTGATGACCAGGGAGAACTGCGTCGATTTGTCAATTTCTATGTCAATAGCGAGGATATTCGTTTTCTGGATGGTCCCAATACTGAATTGAAAGACGGGGATGAAGTGAGTATCGTCCCTGCGATCGCAGGGGGCTGA
- a CDS encoding ammonium transporter: protein MSRHWKRLLALAIGTLVLAVFGTSVVEAAAPPTLESLSAQTTQLQLSIDTTWVLIAGFLVFFMQTGFALLEAGLVRQSAVVNTLLENFIDAAVTILAWWAVGFAIAFGTDAGGLGLIGSDNFFLSEAITFTAPSGQSTTNQFIFNSIPTTYGMGAGGSSVGINTLTLFFFQFAFAATASTITTGAMAERTDFLGDLIYTTFMGAFSYPIIVHWVWNNGGWLAKMGYHDFAGSSVVHTVGGVTAIVGAYLLGPRANRGPWGQPPLPCNLSLATLGAMILWFGWYGFNPGSTLSTGNTGLMALVTVNTTLAAGAGAISTLLYVYIRTGKWHLFCTLNGSLAGLVAITAGCAFVAPWAAVLIGLTAGILVIVVVDLIESAKIDDPVGAFGVHGSCGMMGTLAIGFLGQPQLTLNQKGGLLLGGGLDLLFTQLIGLLAIILFTGAFSFILFGLLKSLGHLRVHPKADKIGIDVFEHGATAWPDVYPIKKLE, encoded by the coding sequence ATGAGCCGACACTGGAAACGTCTCCTCGCGTTAGCGATCGGAACCCTGGTTTTAGCGGTGTTTGGAACATCGGTCGTCGAAGCAGCCGCTCCTCCCACGCTGGAATCTTTAAGTGCCCAGACCACCCAGCTCCAGCTTTCGATCGATACCACCTGGGTTTTAATTGCCGGTTTCCTGGTGTTTTTCATGCAGACTGGCTTTGCCCTCCTAGAGGCAGGGCTGGTCCGACAGAGTGCGGTGGTCAACACCTTGCTCGAAAACTTTATTGATGCAGCAGTCACGATCCTGGCCTGGTGGGCTGTTGGTTTTGCGATCGCCTTTGGCACCGACGCAGGGGGACTGGGCCTGATCGGTTCAGACAACTTTTTCCTGAGTGAGGCAATTACCTTCACTGCACCCTCCGGTCAATCCACCACCAATCAGTTCATCTTCAATAGCATTCCAACGACCTATGGCATGGGCGCAGGGGGCTCCTCTGTCGGCATTAACACGCTGACGCTTTTCTTCTTCCAATTCGCTTTTGCTGCCACGGCCAGCACCATCACCACGGGGGCAATGGCAGAACGGACGGATTTTCTGGGAGATTTAATTTACACCACCTTCATGGGAGCTTTCAGCTATCCCATCATTGTCCATTGGGTCTGGAATAACGGCGGTTGGCTGGCCAAAATGGGGTATCACGATTTTGCAGGCAGTTCCGTCGTCCATACAGTGGGAGGCGTGACGGCGATCGTGGGGGCTTACCTGCTAGGCCCGAGGGCCAATCGCGGTCCCTGGGGGCAGCCTCCCTTACCCTGTAACCTCTCCCTGGCCACCTTAGGAGCCATGATCCTGTGGTTTGGTTGGTATGGCTTTAACCCTGGGTCTACCCTCTCGACAGGCAATACTGGCCTGATGGCTCTGGTCACCGTCAACACCACTCTGGCAGCCGGTGCAGGCGCAATTTCCACCCTGCTTTATGTCTATATCCGCACAGGTAAGTGGCACCTGTTTTGCACCCTGAATGGATCTCTGGCCGGTCTGGTCGCCATTACTGCCGGATGTGCCTTTGTTGCCCCCTGGGCTGCCGTCCTGATTGGCCTCACTGCTGGCATTCTAGTGATTGTGGTTGTAGACCTGATTGAATCAGCCAAGATCGATGACCCCGTGGGCGCTTTTGGTGTCCATGGCTCCTGTGGCATGATGGGTACCCTGGCGATCGGCTTCCTGGGCCAACCCCAACTTACCCTAAATCAGAAGGGCGGATTACTCCTGGGAGGCGGGTTGGACCTGCTCTTCACCCAATTGATTGGGTTACTCGCCATTATTCTGTTTACTGGGGCTTTCTCATTTATCCTGTTCGGCCTGTTGAAATCTCTGGGCCACCTGCGGGTTCACCCCAAGGCTGACAAGATCGGGATCGATGTTTTTGAGCACGGTGCAACTGCCTGGCCCGATGTCTATCCGATTAAAAAGTTGGAATAA
- a CDS encoding NINE protein, translating to MNPNPGIQPTSSPTPIKRIGNNLVTAYLLWAVYFIFPLAGGLHRLYNGQVFTGLLWMFTAGFCGLGQILDVFFIPGMVEDYNIKFRAKRGLLPDGTPMSVPAIDRPLTRDEKMVSLVKAASVRAGKLTVTQAVVDTGMSFSEAEGLLMEMTKSGYVEITNDAVTGIIVYDFKEL from the coding sequence ATGAATCCAAACCCTGGAATTCAACCCACCTCCTCCCCCACCCCTATCAAACGGATCGGCAATAATCTTGTCACGGCTTACCTTTTGTGGGCCGTCTACTTTATCTTCCCCCTAGCCGGGGGGTTACATCGTCTCTACAATGGCCAGGTCTTTACTGGGCTTCTCTGGATGTTCACCGCAGGATTTTGCGGCCTGGGACAGATCCTGGACGTGTTTTTCATTCCGGGCATGGTCGAAGATTACAACATCAAGTTCAGAGCCAAACGGGGCTTGCTCCCTGATGGCACGCCCATGTCAGTTCCTGCGATCGATCGGCCTCTGACTCGGGATGAAAAAATGGTCAGCCTGGTCAAGGCCGCCTCCGTCCGTGCAGGCAAGCTAACCGTGACCCAGGCTGTGGTAGACACTGGTATGAGCTTCAGTGAAGCGGAAGGTCTTCTGATGGAGATGACCAAATCGGGCTATGTAGAAATCACCAACGATGCTGTCACAGGGATCATCGTCTACGATTTCAAGGAACTCTAG
- a CDS encoding response regulator yields the protein MVITHKTVVMIQPSKRQGQIWQAALNSQKVSVIWEASDVDLSQMLSRIQETGFNPPDLLLIDVGVLSCNPYAFCRWCREHHPDQKIILTNVSQREISPPERQWAMYQGALDLLPGFQRETLLTGVTSALTRVLTAMDGQQLNQESLINVLFSITSLQHSSKPRNTPPPTENSSTGQETPVPAPPRKVIPNQLVQSPGQKPSAPDRIAPVPLIMEEASASPAAAFPEAIPGDKGEENRRSYRGVVY from the coding sequence ATGGTTATTACACACAAAACCGTTGTCATGATTCAACCTTCAAAGCGGCAGGGCCAAATCTGGCAGGCTGCTTTGAACTCCCAGAAAGTTTCCGTGATCTGGGAGGCATCGGATGTGGATCTCTCCCAAATGTTAAGTCGGATTCAGGAGACCGGATTTAATCCCCCTGATCTATTGCTGATTGATGTCGGGGTTTTAAGCTGCAATCCCTATGCTTTCTGCCGCTGGTGCCGGGAACACCACCCCGATCAGAAAATCATTTTGACCAATGTTAGCCAGCGGGAGATTTCCCCGCCAGAACGGCAATGGGCCATGTACCAGGGGGCGCTGGATCTACTGCCCGGCTTCCAGAGAGAAACCCTCCTTACAGGGGTCACCTCAGCCCTGACCCGCGTTTTGACAGCCATGGATGGACAGCAGCTCAATCAGGAATCGCTGATTAACGTTCTGTTCTCCATTACCTCCCTGCAGCATTCCTCCAAACCTCGCAACACCCCTCCCCCCACAGAGAACAGTTCCACGGGTCAGGAGACACCTGTGCCCGCACCTCCCCGCAAAGTCATTCCCAATCAGTTGGTCCAATCCCCCGGCCAGAAGCCCTCGGCCCCCGATCGCATTGCTCCCGTCCCCTTAATCATGGAGGAAGCCTCAGCTAGTCCAGCCGCCGCTTTTCCCGAAGCCATCCCAGGAGACAAGGGGGAAGAAAACCGGCGCAGCTATCGGGGAGTCGTTTATTAA